The following are encoded in a window of Bradyrhizobium sp. WBOS07 genomic DNA:
- a CDS encoding SDR family NAD(P)-dependent oxidoreductase produces the protein MANELDFSGKQVLVVGGSSGIGNGIAQAFRTRGAQVAVCGTRARAAEYSAEEGSDLTGLSYAQLDVSNPGAIEAFKPSFDRLDVLVLAQGAVLYRRGEFEMAGFRKVVEVNLMSLMACATRFHSMLRDGKGALIMVSSTAAYHSTMGNPAYNASKTGAVGLTRTLGEAWAEDGIRVNGIAPGLVDTKMTKVTTDNPKRLEGALARIPLRRLGTPADMAGAALFLASPLSSYIIGQTLVVDGGLIL, from the coding sequence ATGGCGAACGAGCTCGATTTCTCAGGCAAGCAGGTGCTGGTCGTCGGCGGCTCGAGCGGGATCGGCAACGGCATCGCGCAGGCTTTTCGCACGCGGGGCGCGCAGGTCGCGGTGTGCGGCACGCGGGCTCGCGCAGCGGAATATTCCGCCGAGGAAGGCTCCGATCTCACGGGCCTTTCCTACGCGCAGCTCGACGTCAGCAATCCCGGTGCGATCGAGGCGTTCAAGCCGTCCTTCGACAGGCTCGACGTGCTCGTGCTGGCGCAAGGCGCGGTGCTCTATCGCCGCGGCGAGTTCGAGATGGCCGGCTTCCGCAAGGTGGTCGAGGTCAACCTGATGAGCCTGATGGCCTGTGCGACGCGGTTTCATTCCATGTTGCGGGATGGCAAGGGCGCGTTGATCATGGTGTCATCGACCGCGGCCTATCATTCCACCATGGGCAATCCCGCCTATAACGCCTCGAAGACCGGCGCGGTCGGATTGACGCGAACCCTCGGCGAGGCCTGGGCCGAGGACGGCATCCGCGTCAACGGCATCGCACCCGGCCTCGTCGACACCAAGATGACGAAGGTGACGACCGACAATCCCAAGCGGCTCGAAGGCGCGCTCGCGCGCATCCCGCTGCGGCGATTGGGCACGCCGGCCGACATGGCGGGCGCGGCGCTGTTCCTGGCCTCGCCGTTGTCGTCCTACATCATCGGCCAGACTTTGGTCGTCGATGGCGGGCTGATTTTGTAG
- a CDS encoding UTP--glucose-1-phosphate uridylyltransferase, whose product MKIRKAVFPVAGLGTRVLPATKAMPKEMLTIVDKPLIQYVYDEAREAGIEHFVFVTGRNKNVIEDHFDRMYELDATLAARGKKAEQDILAQNQPEAGAVSFTRQQAPLGLGHAVWCARDIVGNEPFAVVLPDELVLNTPGCLKQMIEMASSLGEKSNLVAVEAVPDHLTHQYGICGVGKRSGKMFEVDGMVEKPAKGTAPSNLSITGRYILQPEIFKILETQERGAGGEIQLTDAMIGLARSQKFYGVEFEGERHDCGSKPGFLRANIAYGLKRPELRDGLIAEMKKYLGQ is encoded by the coding sequence ATGAAAATTCGCAAAGCCGTATTCCCCGTCGCCGGCCTCGGCACCCGTGTCCTGCCCGCCACCAAGGCGATGCCGAAGGAAATGCTGACCATCGTCGACAAGCCGCTGATCCAGTACGTCTATGACGAGGCGAGGGAGGCCGGCATCGAGCACTTCGTCTTCGTCACCGGCCGCAACAAGAACGTCATCGAAGATCATTTCGACCGGATGTACGAGCTCGACGCGACGCTTGCGGCGCGCGGCAAGAAGGCCGAGCAGGACATCCTGGCGCAGAACCAGCCCGAGGCGGGCGCCGTCAGCTTCACGCGCCAGCAGGCGCCGCTCGGCCTCGGTCACGCGGTCTGGTGTGCGCGCGACATCGTCGGCAACGAGCCGTTCGCCGTCGTGCTGCCCGACGAGCTCGTGCTCAACACGCCCGGCTGCCTCAAGCAGATGATCGAGATGGCATCATCGCTCGGCGAGAAATCCAATCTGGTCGCGGTCGAGGCGGTGCCCGACCATCTCACCCATCAATACGGCATCTGCGGCGTCGGCAAGCGCAGCGGCAAGATGTTCGAGGTCGACGGCATGGTCGAGAAGCCGGCCAAGGGCACCGCGCCCTCGAACCTCTCGATCACCGGCCGCTACATCCTGCAGCCCGAGATCTTCAAGATCCTGGAAACGCAGGAGCGCGGCGCCGGCGGCGAGATCCAGCTCACCGACGCCATGATCGGCCTTGCCAGATCGCAGAAGTTCTACGGCGTCGAGTTCGAGGGCGAGCGCCACGATTGCGGCTCCAAGCCCGGCTTCCTGCGCGCCAACATCGCCTACGGCCTGAAGCGCCCCGAGCTGCGTGACGGCCTGATCGCGGAGATGAAGAAGTATCTGGGGCAGTAA
- a CDS encoding diguanylate cyclase codes for MLSGWRDAMARRPWRISAKLLIISSIVTVIGFSAVCVNVMLDMRRGEEALARQTLENLATTIQSDVSRNVEIYDLSLKAVASNMLLPELATVSKPIRHLILFDHATTARHFGAIQVFDAEGRLTIDASTLDPLPENRSEEDYFRVHRDNPGIGLFISRPMLFRGTYAIVLSRRISDTDGGFLGIVAGSIRFSYFHELFEQLKLDPEDTITVLKRDRTIMMRRPFDLDIIGTNLNDRRSWSADNLRIGAAYSGQGPVDPTPRLYVRSGDKGPLFVVAGKPLTAVFALWEKEAFRIGAVVLALALFVLASTLVLAREIGRRAEAERKLEEMATTDALTGLKNRRKFDSVIDVEWRRAMRQKAPIALVMIDADHFKAYNDSFGHQAGDQVLVGIAICISDSVSRAGDCATRYGGEEFAVLLPNTSPTDAFKVAEAIRTKVQGWSDEQVILTVSCGVASLVPTAGMDWSILVAAADKALYAAKAGGRNQSVVASLPKLSLVA; via the coding sequence ATGCTGTCTGGATGGCGCGACGCCATGGCCCGCCGGCCGTGGCGGATTTCGGCGAAACTGCTGATCATCTCGTCCATCGTGACGGTGATCGGCTTTTCCGCCGTTTGCGTCAACGTGATGCTCGACATGCGCCGCGGCGAGGAGGCGCTCGCCCGCCAGACGCTGGAGAACCTTGCAACCACCATCCAGTCCGACGTCAGCCGCAACGTCGAGATCTATGATTTGTCGCTGAAGGCGGTCGCCAGCAACATGCTGCTGCCCGAACTCGCGACGGTGTCGAAGCCGATCCGACACCTGATCCTGTTCGACCACGCCACGACGGCCAGGCATTTCGGCGCCATCCAGGTGTTCGATGCCGAGGGCCGGCTGACCATCGACGCCTCCACGCTCGATCCCCTGCCCGAGAACCGGAGCGAGGAGGATTACTTCAGGGTCCATCGCGACAATCCCGGCATCGGGCTGTTCATCAGCCGTCCCATGCTGTTTCGCGGCACTTACGCGATCGTGCTGAGCCGGCGCATCAGCGACACCGACGGCGGGTTCCTCGGCATCGTCGCCGGCTCGATCCGCTTCAGCTATTTCCACGAATTGTTCGAGCAGCTGAAGCTCGATCCTGAAGACACCATCACCGTCCTCAAGCGCGACCGCACCATCATGATGCGGCGGCCATTCGATCTCGACATCATCGGCACCAACCTGAACGATCGCCGCAGCTGGAGCGCCGACAACCTCCGAATCGGCGCCGCCTATTCGGGGCAGGGCCCGGTCGACCCGACGCCGCGGCTCTATGTCCGCAGCGGCGACAAAGGACCGCTGTTCGTGGTGGCGGGCAAACCCCTGACCGCCGTCTTCGCGCTCTGGGAGAAGGAGGCGTTCCGCATCGGCGCCGTGGTGCTGGCGCTCGCGCTGTTCGTGCTGGCGTCGACGCTCGTGCTGGCGCGCGAGATCGGCCGGCGTGCCGAGGCCGAGCGCAAGCTGGAGGAGATGGCGACGACCGACGCGCTCACCGGCCTCAAGAACCGCCGCAAGTTTGATTCCGTCATCGACGTCGAATGGCGGCGCGCCATGCGCCAGAAGGCGCCGATCGCGCTGGTGATGATCGATGCCGATCACTTCAAGGCCTACAACGATAGCTTCGGTCATCAGGCAGGGGACCAGGTGCTGGTCGGCATCGCCATTTGCATTTCCGATTCGGTGAGCCGGGCCGGCGACTGTGCCACGCGCTATGGCGGCGAGGAATTCGCCGTGCTGCTGCCGAATACGTCGCCCACCGACGCCTTCAAGGTCGCCGAGGCGATCCGGACCAAAGTGCAGGGCTGGTCCGATGAGCAGGTGATTTTGACGGTGTCCTGCGGCGTCGCCAGCCTGGTTCCCACCGCCGGCATGGACTGGTCGATCCTGGTCGCCGCCGCCGACAAGGCGCTCTACGCCGCGAAAGCCGGCGGCCGCAACCAGTCGGTGGTCGCGAGCCTGCCGAAGCTGTCGCTGGTGGCGTGA
- a CDS encoding lytic murein transglycosylase, producing the protein MRSVAGRARRTVSATGAMMVAAALLLPAGAHAQAQNGLSNLFGGIFSGSNAAPSQPAPGPGGGQTGALPWTGEDGASGHPLMTAAAIREAAGNFNNCVAGMWPDASRRGVTQENFQRFTAGLSPDLRIMDLMDSQPEFTKSIWAYLDILVNDNRLAKGREILATYKAQFDATEKATGVDRYIIASIWGIESNYSTQMGDRSVLQSTATLACIGRRQAYFKDEFLSALEILNRGDLRPEQMRGSWAGAFGPTQFMPTAFKRFAVDGDGDGRRDVVDNPTDLIASTANNLKKDGWQPGQTWGYEVVVPQGFNYMLADRAKAMPITQWEKLGLKRATGQPFPHPAEKAYLLAPAGAQGPGFLMLQNYRVIMKYNPAEAYALAIGHFADRLRGGQPFVQPWPRQERELSRTERLELQQLLAQRGFYKGTPDGQFGGQTREALRNFQASIGVPADGFASSDALDRLRGR; encoded by the coding sequence ATGCGATCGGTGGCAGGACGGGCAAGACGGACGGTATCCGCGACCGGCGCGATGATGGTTGCAGCCGCTTTGCTGCTGCCCGCCGGCGCGCACGCTCAGGCGCAGAACGGCCTGTCCAACCTGTTCGGCGGCATCTTCTCCGGCTCCAACGCGGCGCCCTCTCAGCCTGCGCCGGGACCCGGCGGCGGTCAAACGGGAGCATTGCCCTGGACCGGCGAGGACGGCGCTTCCGGCCATCCCTTGATGACGGCGGCAGCGATCCGCGAGGCCGCCGGCAATTTCAACAATTGCGTCGCCGGGATGTGGCCCGATGCCTCACGGCGCGGCGTCACCCAGGAAAATTTCCAGCGCTTCACGGCCGGGCTCAGCCCCGATCTGCGCATCATGGACCTCATGGATTCGCAGCCCGAGTTCACCAAATCGATCTGGGCCTATCTCGACATCCTCGTGAACGACAACCGCCTCGCCAAGGGCCGCGAGATTCTCGCCACATACAAGGCGCAGTTCGACGCCACCGAGAAGGCCACCGGCGTCGATCGCTACATCATCGCCTCGATCTGGGGCATCGAGTCCAATTACTCGACGCAGATGGGCGACCGCAGCGTGCTGCAATCGACCGCGACGCTGGCCTGCATCGGCCGCCGCCAGGCCTATTTTAAGGACGAGTTCCTGTCGGCGCTGGAGATCCTCAACCGCGGCGACCTCAGGCCGGAGCAGATGCGCGGCTCCTGGGCCGGCGCCTTCGGCCCGACCCAGTTCATGCCGACCGCGTTCAAGCGCTTTGCCGTCGATGGCGACGGTGACGGACGGCGCGACGTCGTCGACAATCCCACCGATCTGATCGCATCGACCGCCAACAATCTGAAGAAGGATGGCTGGCAGCCGGGCCAGACCTGGGGCTATGAGGTCGTGGTGCCGCAAGGCTTCAACTACATGCTGGCCGACCGCGCCAAGGCGATGCCGATCACGCAATGGGAGAAGCTCGGGCTGAAGCGGGCGACGGGCCAGCCATTCCCGCATCCGGCGGAGAAGGCCTACCTGCTGGCGCCGGCAGGCGCGCAAGGACCCGGCTTCCTGATGCTGCAGAACTATCGCGTCATCATGAAGTACAATCCGGCCGAGGCCTATGCGCTGGCGATCGGCCATTTCGCCGACCGCCTGCGTGGCGGGCAGCCCTTCGTGCAGCCCTGGCCGCGCCAGGAGCGCGAGCTGTCGCGCACGGAGCGGCTGGAGCTGCAGCAGCTGCTGGCCCAGCGCGGCTTCTACAAGGGCACCCCGGACGGCCAGTTTGGCGGCCAGACGCGGGAGGCGCTGCGCAATTTCCAGGCCTCGATCGGGGTGCCCGCCGACGGATTTGCCTCCTCCGACGCGCTGGATCGGCTGCGCGGACGGTAG
- a CDS encoding DUF459 domain-containing protein, with the protein MSKKSLFKALTETGPLIALGTALAILVVIAGPASAQFFNFPGFGGPPQRSAPPPPRGGGGGGWFGGDFFAPFQQQQQQAPRQDFSRAPAPAKRDTIPEKNALVLGDAMADWLAYGLEDAYAEQPDMGVIRKHKTVSGLIRYQPKGEPSDWAAAARGILETEKPDVIVVMLGLNDRAAIREPVAEKTDKPAADKDKKNDKGARGKPPAKPGETKPGTDSAAKPEDKPADADLPQDDADNADTPAAAPEKTARNPNGLYEFRDERWIELYSKKIEELAAVLKSKGVPVLWVGLPAVRGPKGTADTLFLDSLYREGAAKAGITYVDVWDGFVDEAGRFLQKGPDFEGQIRQLRSSDGVYFTKAGARKLAHYVEREITRLLAGRSGPIALPSEPATPDTSAEPGKPAPRPLAGPIVPLVAASISTDQLLGGPGSRPAAVDALAARTMVKGEPLAAPAGRADDYAWPRREVGREQAKGDTPMAATTPEGNAANPTAAGAAAAIGPPKLAPKKPPVPPQQPAQAPPSFRDFFGFGSPQPGPPRQLAPAPGPRNPAPNPGIPRPPGNVGRSAEMFR; encoded by the coding sequence ATGTCGAAGAAGTCCCTGTTCAAGGCACTGACCGAGACCGGCCCGTTGATCGCGCTGGGGACGGCGCTTGCGATCCTGGTGGTGATCGCAGGACCTGCCTCGGCGCAGTTCTTCAACTTCCCCGGCTTCGGCGGCCCGCCGCAGCGCTCGGCGCCACCGCCACCCCGAGGTGGTGGAGGCGGCGGCTGGTTCGGCGGCGACTTCTTCGCACCGTTCCAGCAGCAACAGCAGCAGGCGCCGCGGCAGGATTTTTCGCGCGCCCCGGCGCCGGCCAAGCGCGACACCATCCCCGAGAAGAACGCGCTGGTGCTCGGCGATGCCATGGCCGACTGGCTCGCTTACGGCCTGGAAGACGCCTATGCCGAGCAACCCGACATGGGCGTGATCCGCAAGCACAAGACCGTTTCCGGCCTGATCAGGTACCAGCCCAAGGGCGAGCCCTCGGACTGGGCGGCGGCGGCAAGGGGCATCCTCGAGACCGAAAAGCCCGACGTCATCGTCGTCATGCTCGGCCTCAACGACCGCGCCGCGATCCGCGAGCCTGTGGCGGAGAAGACGGACAAGCCCGCTGCGGACAAGGACAAGAAGAACGACAAGGGCGCGCGCGGCAAGCCACCGGCAAAGCCCGGCGAGACGAAGCCCGGCACCGACAGTGCTGCCAAGCCCGAGGACAAGCCGGCTGATGCCGACCTGCCGCAGGACGACGCCGACAACGCCGACACGCCTGCGGCCGCGCCGGAAAAGACCGCGCGCAATCCGAACGGCCTCTACGAATTCCGCGACGAGCGCTGGATCGAGCTCTACAGCAAGAAGATCGAGGAGCTCGCGGCCGTCCTCAAGTCCAAGGGCGTGCCGGTGCTGTGGGTCGGCCTGCCGGCGGTTCGCGGACCCAAGGGCACTGCGGATACGCTGTTCCTGGATTCGCTCTATCGCGAAGGCGCGGCCAAGGCCGGCATCACCTATGTCGACGTCTGGGACGGTTTCGTCGACGAAGCCGGCCGCTTCCTGCAGAAGGGCCCAGACTTCGAAGGCCAGATTCGCCAGCTGCGCAGCTCTGACGGCGTCTATTTCACCAAGGCCGGCGCGCGCAAGCTCGCGCATTATGTCGAGCGCGAGATCACGCGCCTGCTGGCCGGACGCTCCGGCCCGATCGCGCTGCCGAGCGAGCCCGCGACCCCCGACACCAGTGCCGAGCCCGGCAAGCCCGCGCCGCGGCCGCTGGCCGGGCCGATCGTGCCGCTGGTCGCGGCCTCGATCTCGACCGATCAATTGCTGGGCGGCCCGGGCTCGCGTCCCGCCGCCGTCGATGCGCTCGCTGCGCGGACGATGGTGAAGGGCGAGCCGCTGGCAGCGCCGGCCGGCCGCGCCGACGATTATGCCTGGCCGCGCCGCGAAGTCGGCCGCGAGCAGGCCAAGGGCGATACGCCGATGGCCGCGACGACGCCTGAGGGCAATGCCGCCAATCCCACCGCGGCTGGCGCCGCCGCCGCGATCGGGCCGCCGAAACTTGCGCCGAAGAAGCCGCCGGTGCCGCCGCAGCAGCCGGCGCAAGCGCCGCCCTCGTTCCGCGATTTCTTCGGCTTCGGCTCGCCGCAGCCAGGGCCGCCGCGTCAACTGGCGCCGGCACCCGGCCCGCGCAATCCAGCTCCCAATCCGGGGATTCCGCGTCCGCCGGGCAACGTCGGCCGCTCCGCCGAGATGTTCCGGTAA
- a CDS encoding SDR family NAD(P)-dependent oxidoreductase codes for MSEFKELSRSVKGLTVLVTGAASGMGRATARVFAAEGANVAVTDYDAQGAQAVAAEIAARGGAGKAWKLDVADGGEIKRVVNEVAAHFGGLDIIVNNAGISVRVAIDDESYEDAWARGIAVMLTAHPRIIRAALPHLRKSRCPRIVNIASTEALGATALHSPYSAAKGGVASLTRSLAVELGREGITVNCICPGPIRTGITDRISEEHKTIYAKRRTALGRYGDPEEVAHMTLSLCLPAASFLTGAVIPVDGGLMARNA; via the coding sequence ATGTCCGAATTCAAAGAGCTCAGCCGGTCCGTCAAGGGCCTGACCGTTCTCGTCACCGGCGCGGCCAGCGGCATGGGGCGTGCCACCGCGCGCGTGTTCGCCGCCGAGGGCGCCAACGTCGCCGTCACCGATTACGACGCGCAGGGCGCGCAGGCGGTGGCCGCGGAGATCGCCGCGCGCGGTGGTGCAGGAAAAGCGTGGAAGCTCGACGTTGCCGACGGCGGCGAGATCAAGCGCGTGGTGAATGAGGTCGCGGCACATTTCGGCGGGCTCGACATCATCGTCAACAACGCCGGCATCTCCGTCCGCGTCGCGATCGACGACGAGAGCTATGAGGACGCCTGGGCAAGGGGCATCGCCGTGATGCTGACGGCGCATCCGCGCATCATCCGCGCCGCGCTGCCGCATCTGCGCAAGTCGCGGTGCCCGCGCATCGTCAACATCGCCTCGACCGAGGCGCTCGGAGCCACCGCGTTGCACAGCCCCTATTCGGCGGCAAAGGGCGGCGTTGCCAGCCTGACCCGCTCGCTCGCCGTGGAGCTGGGCCGCGAGGGCATCACCGTCAACTGCATCTGCCCTGGGCCGATCCGCACTGGGATCACCGACCGCATCTCCGAGGAGCACAAGACCATCTACGCCAAGCGCCGCACCGCACTCGGCCGTTACGGCGATCCCGAGGAGGTCGCGCATATGACCTTGAGCCTGTGCCTGCCGGCGGCGTCCTTCCTCACCGGCGCGGTGATCCCGGTCGATGGCGGGCTGATGGCACGAAACGCGTGA
- a CDS encoding CsbD family protein — protein sequence MDTDRIVGSAKEYAGRAEGAIGDLAGDAKTQASGKAREAAGTVQNLYGQAKDAVRDAADTATSYAKDAYENSGDTFRDGTQALSKKVQDNPLGALMVAGGIGFALALLMSRPARRPPPRWRY from the coding sequence ATGGACACGGATCGGATTGTTGGATCGGCCAAGGAATATGCCGGGCGCGCGGAAGGCGCGATTGGAGACCTGGCAGGCGATGCCAAGACGCAGGCATCGGGCAAGGCGCGCGAGGCTGCGGGCACGGTGCAGAATCTCTACGGCCAGGCCAAGGATGCCGTGCGCGATGCCGCGGACACCGCGACGAGCTACGCCAAGGACGCCTATGAGAACAGCGGCGACACCTTCCGCGACGGCACGCAGGCGCTGTCGAAGAAGGTGCAGGACAATCCGCTCGGCGCCCTGATGGTGGCCGGCGGCATCGGTTTTGCGCTCGCGCTGCTGATGTCGCGCCCCGCCCGCCGCCCGCCGCCGCGCTGGCGCTATTAA